Below is a genomic region from Vibrio pomeroyi.
TTCGATTTTAAAGCTGTTACCAAAAGGTTCATCTCATTACTTAAACGGTAAGATCAATTTCTCTGGCACCGATATTCTGAGTTGTTCTGAAAGACAGCTGCGTGGGATTCGTGGTGGCCGTATCGGCATGATCTTCCAAGAGCCTATGGTTTCCCTAAACCCGCTTCATCGAATTGGCAAACAGCTTGTTGAAACCCTCGCGATTCACCGAGGTATGCGAACCAACAAAGCGCAAGCTTTGGCTATTGAGTGGCTTTCTAAGGTTGGGATTCGATACCCTGAGCAAAAGATTTCAGCGTACCCACATGAGTTATCTGGTGGTGAACGTCAACGTGTAATGATCGCGATGGCACTTATCAATGAACCAGAGTTGCTAATTGCTGATGAGCCGACAACTGCATTGGATGTTTCGGTACAGGCGCAGATCCTCGACCTGCTGAAAGATCTGCAACAAGAGCTCGGTATGGCGATGCTTTTCATTACTCATGACTTAAGTATTGTTCGTAAAATTGCTGACAGAGTCGCGGTAATGAAAGACGGTCGCCTTGTTGAAAGCAACGACTGTAAAACGCTGTTTAACGCGCCTGCTCACCCTTACACTCAGAAACTCATCAACTCCGATCCAAAAGGTTTACCTGTTCCCGTATCACCAGAAAGTAAACCTCTGCTTGATGTAAACCAACTGCGTGTTTGGTTCCCGATTACGGGCGGTTTGTTCAAGCGAACCATTTCGCATGTTAAAGCCGTCACGGATATGGAGTTCACCTTGAAGAAAGGGCACTCTATCGGCCTAGTCGGTGAGAGTGGCTCGGGTAAATCAACAACGGGTATGGCAATTTTGAAGCTGGTGGAGAGTGAAGGCTCGATAACTTATTCGAGCGAACAGCTTCAAGGGTTAAACCGTCAACAGATGCTGCCGTTTCGAAGCCGTATGCAAGTTGTCTTTCAAGACCCGTTCTCGGCATTGAACCCAAGGATGTCGGTCGCGCAAGTAATTGGTGAGGGTTTGTTAGTGCATCAACAATTGGATGACACAGAACTAGACCAACGCATCTGTGATGTTATGAAAGAAGTCGACCTAGACCCTGAAACTCGTCACCGTTACCCGAATGAGTTTTCAGGCGGGCAAAGGCAGCGTATCGCGATTGCTCGTGCTTTGATTCTGAAGCCAGAGTTTATCTTGTTAGATGAACCGACGTCGTCACTCGACAGAACCGTTCAAGCGCAAGTGCTGGATCTACTGAAGTCACTCCAAGAAAAGTACGATCTGACGTATCTATTCATCAGCCATGATTTGAATGTCGTGAAGTCCCTATGTCATTACACCATCGTGATGAAAGCCGGTGAGGTGATAGAGAAGGGCGATACTGAAACTTTGTTTGGTAATCCGCAGCATGAGTACACCAAGCAGTTGGTTAGCCTCTCGAATGTCGGTGGAGCTTTATAATGCAGGGAGTTTGTTTAAAACAAATGGGCTCTGGTTGAATTCAACATGGTCATTTACTTGTTTTACGATTACACTGCGCCCAATATTTCAGAAGTACATATTTAGGTAGAGGTCACCATGGACCAAGAACATTACGAAGACGCTGATTACGAAGGTTACGAGCACGGTGAAGAAGGCGAAGAGATTGAAATCGAAGCCATTGGTATCGATGTTTCTTCTCAGCCAATCGAGCTCTACAAAGTGTTTAAGATTGCTAACCTAGTAAGCGGTGGCGGTGAAGCTAAGCACATTATTTCGGAAGGCTACGTAGCGGTAAATGGTGAGCTAGAAACGCGTAAGCGCCGCAAGATGTACGATGGTGACTTTTTCGAATTCAACCAAGAATACTATGTAGTGGTGTGTGATCAGCCAGTACAAGAAGAATCAGAAAAGCCGAAAAAGAAAGAAGCGCCTAAACAAAATAACAAGGCGAAGAAAGGCCAATCTAAAAAAGGTTCAAGCAAGAAAGAATCACAGCGAAGCACTGCAGATATGCTAAGCGCTAAAGCTGAACCTAAGAAACAGAAAAAAGATAAGAAAGAAAACAAACCGAAAAAGAAAGCGGACACGCCTAAGCCAACACGTGATGACAAAAGCGGCCGTAACTCTATCGAATTCTTCTAAACTACAGCTCTAAAACGATTCTTCGATAGCTTAGCCTCGCTACATGTATTTTTAGCGTTTGCCAGATGCCTAAAGGCTCACTGTGATAGT
It encodes:
- the yejF gene encoding microcin C ABC transporter ATP-binding protein YejF; translation: MTSNTTPASPVLTIDKLSVGFGRRNSIEQVTQDVSLEIYKGETLALVGESGSGKSVTANSILKLLPKGSSHYLNGKINFSGTDILSCSERQLRGIRGGRIGMIFQEPMVSLNPLHRIGKQLVETLAIHRGMRTNKAQALAIEWLSKVGIRYPEQKISAYPHELSGGERQRVMIAMALINEPELLIADEPTTALDVSVQAQILDLLKDLQQELGMAMLFITHDLSIVRKIADRVAVMKDGRLVESNDCKTLFNAPAHPYTQKLINSDPKGLPVPVSPESKPLLDVNQLRVWFPITGGLFKRTISHVKAVTDMEFTLKKGHSIGLVGESGSGKSTTGMAILKLVESEGSITYSSEQLQGLNRQQMLPFRSRMQVVFQDPFSALNPRMSVAQVIGEGLLVHQQLDDTELDQRICDVMKEVDLDPETRHRYPNEFSGGQRQRIAIARALILKPEFILLDEPTSSLDRTVQAQVLDLLKSLQEKYDLTYLFISHDLNVVKSLCHYTIVMKAGEVIEKGDTETLFGNPQHEYTKQLVSLSNVGGAL
- a CDS encoding RNA-binding S4 domain-containing protein; amino-acid sequence: MDQEHYEDADYEGYEHGEEGEEIEIEAIGIDVSSQPIELYKVFKIANLVSGGGEAKHIISEGYVAVNGELETRKRRKMYDGDFFEFNQEYYVVVCDQPVQEESEKPKKKEAPKQNNKAKKGQSKKGSSKKESQRSTADMLSAKAEPKKQKKDKKENKPKKKADTPKPTRDDKSGRNSIEFF